The Acidobacteriota bacterium region AATAGAACGTTATGGCTCACTTCAAAGGAGGCGTCCGCATGGCCCCGAGAACAGGTGTCGCGAGGATTTCCGCCGGAGCGGTCGCGGCCGGGCTGCTGGCCGGCCTGATCCTTCCGGCCGCGGCGGCCGAAGAAAAGAAAACCGGCCTTTTCGGCCCCTGGGCGGCCACGGCCGAGGTCAGCTACGTGGTCACGGGCGGCAACACCTCGACCTCGGCGCTGAGCCTGGCCACGACGTTCTCGCGGAAGTGGACGAGCGACGCCCTGGTCTTCAAGAGCTACATCCTGAAGAGCAACGCGACGACGACCACGCGTACGGCCCAGGGGACCGTCGACGATTACCGGATCCTGGAAGAGAAGATCACCCGGAAAGTGGCGGAGAACTACCTCCTGTCCGGCCAGTACGACCGCCGCGTCTCGAAGAGGCTCGAGGGCCAGGCCGGCCTGATCTGGGACCGCAACCGCTTCGCCGGCGTCGAGAACCGGGCCATCTTCACCGCCGGCTTCGGCCTCGCTTTCGTCGAGAGGCCCCGGACCCAGATCAAGTCCTCGGCCGGCCTGACCCACACCCTGCGGCAATACGTCGGCCAGAAGACGGAATCCTTCGCCGGGTTCCGGTTCACCCTTGGCGCGGACCAGAAGATCCTCGAAACCTCGAAGCTGGCGAGCCAGATCATCTTCGACGACAATCTCAAGAACGCGCCCGACTGGCGCTTCGACTGGACCAACTCGGCCACGGCCTCGATCTCCAGGTCCCTGGCTCTCAAGGTGAGCCTGCGGACGCTCTACACCCACGTCCCGGCGATGCA contains the following coding sequences:
- a CDS encoding DUF481 domain-containing protein; the encoded protein is MAPRTGVARISAGAVAAGLLAGLILPAAAAEEKKTGLFGPWAATAEVSYVVTGGNTSTSALSLATTFSRKWTSDALVFKSYILKSNATTTTRTAQGTVDDYRILEEKITRKVAENYLLSGQYDRRVSKRLEGQAGLIWDRNRFAGVENRAIFTAGFGLAFVERPRTQIKSSAGLTHTLRQYVGQKTESFAGFRFTLGADQKILETSKLASQIIFDDNLKNAPDWRFDWTNSATASISRSLALKVSLRTLYTHVPAMQSLTLLDPLGEPTGLTVPYPLKKFDTFLMTSVVINF